The Shewanella zhangzhouensis genome has a window encoding:
- a CDS encoding YceI family protein, producing the protein MKKTLLSALFVTSFIAVPALAADYVIDTQGAHASINFKVNHLGYSFVVGRFNDFGGEFSFDGKSPEAAKVKVTVNTQSLDSNHAERDKHLKSADFINAGKYPEAVFESTSVKVGSDGTLVIEGNFTLNGVTKPLTIDAVAIGEGSDPWGGYRAGFTGSTSFALKDYNINYDLGPASTHVTLDLVVEGIRK; encoded by the coding sequence ATGAAAAAGACTCTGCTTTCGGCCCTGTTTGTTACCTCATTTATCGCCGTTCCAGCCTTGGCTGCAGACTATGTGATTGATACTCAGGGAGCACATGCTTCCATCAACTTTAAAGTAAATCATCTGGGCTACAGCTTTGTGGTCGGCCGCTTTAACGACTTCGGTGGCGAATTCAGCTTTGATGGCAAGTCACCTGAAGCCGCAAAAGTAAAGGTGACAGTGAACACCCAAAGCCTGGACTCCAATCACGCCGAGCGTGATAAGCACTTAAAGAGTGCCGACTTTATCAATGCGGGTAAGTATCCTGAGGCCGTATTTGAGTCTACATCAGTGAAGGTGGGCAGCGATGGCACTTTGGTTATCGAAGGTAACTTTACCCTTAACGGCGTGACCAAGCCGTTAACTATCGATGCCGTTGCCATCGGTGAAGGCAGCGACCCATGGGGTGGTTACCGCGCGGGCTTTACCGGCAGTACCAGCTTTGCCCTCAAGGATTACAACATCAACTATGATTTGGGGCCAGCCTCTACTCATGTGACCCTGGACCTGGTAGTTGAAGGCATTCGTAAATAA
- the nagK gene encoding N-acetylglucosamine kinase: MAFDQTLEGQLYLGIDGGGSKCRATLYNHKLDVLGTGVAGRANPLFGLEQTFESILASTELALKDAGFSLSDAGSLVAGLGLAGVNVPRLLADVQAWQHPFKSMYVTSDLHTACIGAHQGGDGAVIITGTGSCGYVHVGDDSLSLGGHGFALGDKGSGAWLGLRAAEHVLLQLDGFAEPTALTERLFANLGVSDALGIVENLAGRSSSCYATLAREVLAAADEGDKVAEAILREGAAYISEMARKLFTLTPARFSMIGGLAEPLQKWLDADVVARLEPSLAAPEMGAVLFAIQQHNKQTAA, encoded by the coding sequence AAGTGCCGAGCAACCCTGTACAACCACAAACTCGACGTGCTGGGCACAGGTGTTGCCGGGCGAGCCAACCCTTTGTTTGGTCTGGAGCAGACCTTTGAGTCGATTTTGGCTTCTACCGAGTTGGCGCTCAAAGATGCGGGCTTCAGCCTCAGTGATGCAGGTTCGCTGGTGGCCGGTCTCGGCCTTGCGGGTGTCAATGTGCCGCGCCTGCTTGCCGATGTGCAGGCTTGGCAGCATCCCTTCAAGTCCATGTATGTGACCTCTGATCTACATACCGCGTGCATAGGTGCCCATCAGGGCGGAGACGGCGCCGTGATCATTACGGGAACCGGCTCTTGTGGTTATGTCCATGTGGGTGATGACAGTCTGAGCCTGGGTGGCCATGGTTTTGCCCTTGGCGACAAAGGCAGTGGCGCCTGGCTTGGGCTCAGAGCCGCTGAACATGTGCTATTGCAGCTCGATGGTTTTGCTGAGCCAACCGCGTTGACCGAACGCCTCTTTGCCAATCTCGGTGTATCAGATGCCCTGGGCATTGTTGAGAACCTGGCCGGGCGCTCGTCCAGCTGCTACGCCACCCTCGCCCGAGAGGTGCTGGCTGCCGCCGATGAGGGGGATAAGGTTGCCGAGGCCATACTGCGTGAGGGCGCGGCCTACATCAGTGAGATGGCACGCAAGCTCTTTACCCTGACTCCTGCACGCTTTTCCATGATTGGCGGGCTGGCCGAGCCGCTGCAAAAATGGCTCGATGCAGACGTGGTTGCGCGTCTGGAGCCTTCCCTGGCGGCACCAGAAATGGGCGCAGTGCTATTCGCCATTCAGCAACATAACAAACAAACGGCTGCCTGA
- the nagX gene encoding transmembrane glucosamine N-acetyltransferase NagX, with translation MQATQTKADKPRLMSLDALRGFDMFWILGGEKLFIALFALSGWSFWQLADAQMHHSQWHGFTFYDLIFPLFIFLSGVALGLSPKRLDKLPPAERNPIYRHAVKRLLLLLALGVLYNHGWGTGIPAHPDEVRYASVLGRIAFAWFFAALLVWHTSLRTQIVAAVAILFGYAAIQLWLPVPGGQAGWLTPAGSINAWVDTHFLPGITYQNRPYDPEGILSTLPAIVNALIGVFVGRFIVKPHAKGDWAKAGILAGAGVLALVLGWGLDSVLPVNKDLWTSSFVLVTTGWSLLFLAFFYVLVDLLGAKRLAFPFVVIGVNSIIIYLASSLMNWDYLSKSLFGGLINALPMPAQALAAAIGFLVVQWALLYWMYRKGIFIRI, from the coding sequence ATGCAAGCAACACAGACCAAGGCCGACAAGCCGAGGCTGATGTCACTGGATGCCCTGAGGGGCTTTGACATGTTCTGGATCTTGGGGGGCGAGAAGCTGTTTATTGCGCTTTTTGCCCTCTCTGGATGGTCTTTCTGGCAGCTCGCCGATGCCCAGATGCACCACAGTCAGTGGCATGGTTTTACTTTTTACGATTTGATTTTCCCGCTGTTTATTTTCCTCTCCGGCGTGGCATTGGGGTTGTCGCCCAAGCGGCTCGATAAACTGCCGCCTGCCGAGCGCAATCCGATTTATCGCCACGCGGTTAAGCGCTTGCTTTTGCTGCTGGCCCTGGGCGTACTCTATAACCACGGCTGGGGCACTGGCATTCCGGCACATCCAGACGAAGTACGTTATGCCAGTGTGCTGGGACGCATTGCATTTGCCTGGTTTTTTGCTGCGCTTTTGGTGTGGCATACCAGCCTGCGTACTCAGATAGTGGCCGCCGTGGCTATTTTATTTGGATACGCTGCTATTCAGTTGTGGCTGCCAGTTCCCGGTGGTCAGGCTGGCTGGCTGACACCCGCCGGTTCCATCAATGCCTGGGTAGATACCCATTTTCTGCCGGGGATCACCTATCAAAATCGTCCGTACGATCCTGAAGGCATTCTCTCCACCCTGCCAGCCATAGTGAATGCGCTGATAGGCGTGTTTGTGGGGCGCTTTATTGTGAAACCCCACGCCAAAGGCGACTGGGCCAAAGCGGGCATATTGGCCGGGGCAGGGGTGTTGGCACTGGTGCTTGGCTGGGGCCTCGATAGTGTGCTGCCGGTCAACAAAGATTTGTGGACCTCAAGCTTTGTACTGGTGACCACCGGCTGGAGCTTGCTGTTCCTCGCCTTCTTTTATGTGCTGGTGGATTTGCTCGGTGCCAAACGACTGGCATTCCCTTTTGTGGTGATTGGGGTTAACTCCATCATTATTTATCTGGCATCCAGCCTGATGAACTGGGATTACCTCAGTAAGAGTCTCTTTGGTGGGCTTATCAATGCGTTACCCATGCCAGCTCAGGCACTGGCGGCAGCCATCGGCTTTTTGGTGGTGCAGTGGGCACTGCTTTATTGGATGTACCGTAAAGGCATATTCATCCGGATTTAA
- the nagA gene encoding N-acetylglucosamine-6-phosphate deacetylase produces MKTTLIAERLFDGEQFHHNVPVTVEDGQVLALDTVAGSAEVKLQGTLVPGFIDVQVNGGGGVLFNDTPTVAAIEAIGAAHARFGTTGYLPTLITDGVDIMARAADAAAAAIAKGSTGVLGVHFEGPHLSVPKKGVHPESHIRRIGDRELEIFARQDLGLKVVTLAPENVSPEVIRALVEVGVKVCLGHSNADYATTVAALEAGATGFTHLYNAMSALTSREPGVVGAAIDSDDAWCGLIVDGHHVHSAAARIAIKAKPRGKVMLVTDAMPPVGMDESTSFDLFGIQVVRQGDKLNALTGELAGCVLDMAGAVQNTVDMLGLPQAEAIRMASLYPAAFLGIDNRLGTLAVGKQADMVLLDDNGRCRGTWIGGKQVFGL; encoded by the coding sequence ATGAAAACGACCCTTATCGCCGAGCGCCTGTTTGATGGCGAGCAGTTTCACCACAATGTGCCTGTGACTGTGGAAGATGGCCAGGTGCTGGCCCTCGACACCGTAGCTGGCAGCGCCGAGGTGAAATTGCAGGGCACCCTGGTGCCTGGTTTTATCGATGTGCAGGTCAATGGTGGGGGCGGTGTGCTCTTTAATGACACCCCAACTGTGGCCGCTATTGAAGCCATTGGCGCTGCCCATGCCCGCTTTGGTACCACAGGGTATTTGCCGACGCTCATCACCGATGGGGTCGATATCATGGCCCGCGCTGCCGATGCTGCTGCAGCGGCTATCGCCAAAGGCTCCACCGGTGTGCTTGGGGTGCACTTTGAGGGGCCGCACCTGTCGGTACCCAAAAAAGGTGTGCATCCCGAGTCTCACATTCGCCGCATCGGCGATCGCGAGCTGGAGATTTTTGCCCGTCAGGATCTGGGACTGAAGGTTGTAACCCTGGCTCCAGAGAATGTGTCACCCGAGGTGATCCGAGCTTTGGTGGAAGTCGGGGTTAAGGTCTGTTTGGGCCACTCCAATGCTGATTACGCCACCACTGTCGCGGCGCTTGAAGCCGGTGCTACCGGTTTTACCCACCTTTATAATGCCATGTCGGCGCTTACTTCCCGTGAGCCGGGCGTGGTTGGCGCCGCCATCGACAGCGATGATGCCTGGTGTGGTTTGATTGTTGATGGTCACCACGTGCATTCAGCGGCGGCCCGTATTGCCATCAAAGCCAAGCCCCGCGGTAAGGTGATGCTGGTGACCGATGCCATGCCGCCTGTGGGTATGGATGAGAGCACCAGCTTCGACCTGTTTGGTATCCAGGTGGTGCGTCAGGGCGACAAGCTCAATGCCCTGACCGGCGAGCTGGCCGGCTGTGTGCTGGATATGGCCGGTGCGGTGCAAAATACTGTCGATATGTTGGGGTTGCCGCAGGCCGAAGCCATTCGCATGGCGTCACTCTATCCCGCCGCGTTCCTTGGCATCGACAACAGGCTGGGGACCCTGGCTGTCGGTAAGCAAGCCGATATGGTACTGCTCGATGATAACGGCCGTTGCCGTGGTACCTGGATTGGCGGCAAGCAGGTGTTTGGCCTGTGA
- a CDS encoding cytochrome b codes for MKSILVRWCVDDMWRNRASGYGWFAIGIHWVMAVLILGLFALGLWMVELNYYSQWYRVAPYWHKGLGGVVFALLLLRLAIRLGDQQPSALGKGTEVVLAKIVHLALYLLPLGLVISGYLISTADGRALELFELVSIPSLVSFPGQEDSAGQIHSVLAWLLIALVSAHALAAIKHHVINRNATLLRILRPQKEI; via the coding sequence ATGAAAAGCATTCTCGTTAGATGGTGTGTTGATGATATGTGGCGAAATCGCGCGTCAGGTTATGGCTGGTTTGCCATCGGTATTCATTGGGTGATGGCGGTGCTGATCCTGGGACTCTTCGCCTTGGGGTTGTGGATGGTAGAACTTAACTATTACAGCCAGTGGTACCGCGTCGCCCCATATTGGCACAAAGGCTTGGGCGGCGTGGTGTTTGCGTTACTGCTACTGAGGCTGGCGATACGCTTAGGGGATCAACAGCCGAGCGCGTTGGGCAAGGGCACCGAAGTGGTACTTGCCAAAATAGTGCATCTCGCGCTTTACCTGTTGCCACTGGGACTGGTGATAAGTGGCTACCTTATTTCGACAGCCGATGGCCGGGCCCTGGAGCTATTTGAGCTGGTATCTATTCCATCGCTTGTGTCATTTCCCGGACAGGAAGACTCGGCCGGACAAATCCACAGTGTGCTTGCATGGCTATTAATCGCCCTGGTGAGTGCCCATGCGCTGGCCGCCATCAAACACCACGTTATTAATAGAAATGCCACTTTATTACGAATTCTAAGACCCCAAAAGGAAATCTGA
- the nagB-II gene encoding glucosamine-6-phosphate deaminase NagB-II produces MTNTIMEQEARTAPAKIAAQLAANAQITAELGAKLRELNPRFVMIVGRGSSDHAGVFGKYLFEIETGVPTFAAAPSVASVYGKSLKLEGALVIVISQSGRSPDILAQARMAKNAGAFCVALVNDESAPIKDIVDVVLPLRAGEEKAVAATKSYLCTLSALIQLAAAWTQSESLAKAVDTMPAALDAAVNAEPQLTAEGIGAVRNLVVLGRGLGYAVSKEIALKLKEVCSIHAEAFSSAEFLHGPVTLVEKKLTIVDVCVGDESYASHIEQIENVSSRGADLVHLNQTSTDIHPRVAPLALLQRFYIDVAAVAVARGIDPDAPAGLKKVTQTL; encoded by the coding sequence ATGACCAATACCATCATGGAGCAGGAAGCCCGTACGGCTCCCGCCAAAATCGCGGCCCAGCTGGCTGCCAACGCTCAGATCACGGCCGAGCTCGGCGCAAAGCTGAGAGAGCTAAACCCCCGCTTCGTGATGATTGTGGGTCGTGGCAGCTCAGATCACGCCGGTGTATTCGGTAAATATCTGTTTGAAATCGAAACAGGCGTGCCTACCTTTGCCGCCGCTCCTTCAGTTGCCAGCGTGTACGGGAAGTCGTTGAAACTCGAAGGCGCGCTGGTGATTGTGATTTCCCAGTCCGGTCGCAGCCCTGATATCCTTGCCCAGGCCCGTATGGCCAAAAACGCCGGAGCCTTCTGTGTGGCCTTGGTGAACGATGAATCTGCGCCTATCAAAGATATCGTGGATGTTGTGCTGCCGCTGCGTGCCGGTGAAGAAAAGGCCGTTGCTGCCACCAAGAGCTATCTTTGCACTCTGTCTGCTCTGATTCAACTGGCAGCTGCCTGGACCCAGAGTGAGTCGCTGGCCAAGGCCGTTGATACCATGCCTGCTGCGCTGGACGCCGCAGTAAACGCTGAGCCTCAGCTCACTGCCGAAGGCATTGGCGCCGTGCGTAACCTGGTGGTACTGGGCCGTGGCCTTGGCTATGCCGTCTCCAAAGAGATTGCTTTGAAGCTTAAAGAAGTGTGCTCTATTCACGCAGAAGCCTTCTCCAGCGCCGAGTTCCTCCATGGTCCTGTGACCCTGGTTGAGAAGAAGCTGACCATTGTGGACGTGTGCGTGGGCGATGAGTCATATGCCAGCCATATCGAGCAGATTGAGAACGTCAGCAGCCGCGGTGCCGATTTGGTTCACCTGAACCAAACCTCCACCGACATCCACCCACGGGTGGCGCCACTTGCACTGCTGCAACGCTTCTACATTGATGTGGCCGCCGTAGCCGTTGCCCGTGGCATTGACCCGGATGCACCTGCAGGCCTGAAAAAGGTTACCCAGACCCTGTAA
- the greA gene encoding transcription elongation factor GreA — protein sequence MNKVPMTVVGAEQLRKELDILKFDRRPKITEAIAAARELGDLKENAEYHAAREEQGICEARIRDIEGKLSNAQIIDVTKMANNGRIIFGATVTILNLDTDAEVTYRIVGDDEANIKENLISVNSPIARGLVGKNLGDEVNITTPAGVTAYEVVEVQYI from the coding sequence ATGAATAAGGTGCCTATGACGGTGGTTGGAGCCGAGCAGCTCCGCAAAGAACTGGATATTTTGAAGTTTGACCGCCGCCCTAAAATCACTGAGGCCATCGCTGCGGCAAGAGAACTCGGCGATCTGAAGGAAAATGCCGAGTATCACGCTGCCCGTGAAGAGCAGGGGATCTGCGAAGCCCGTATTCGTGATATTGAAGGCAAGCTGTCCAATGCCCAAATCATTGATGTCACCAAGATGGCCAACAATGGCCGCATTATCTTCGGCGCGACTGTCACTATTTTGAATCTGGATACCGATGCTGAAGTGACCTATCGCATCGTGGGCGACGATGAAGCCAACATCAAAGAAAACCTGATTTCGGTGAACTCCCCCATTGCCCGTGGTCTGGTGGGTAAAAACCTGGGTGACGAAGTTAATATCACCACCCCTGCCGGCGTGACCGCTTATGAAGTGGTGGAAGTGCAATACATCTGA
- the yhbY gene encoding ribosome assembly RNA-binding protein YhbY, whose product MNLTTKQKQHLKGLAHDLKPVVLLGANGLTEGVLAEIDGALSHHELIKVKVASSDREMKNAIVDAIVRETQAAKVQLIGHVLVLYRQSEEQKIALPKAR is encoded by the coding sequence ATGAATCTGACCACCAAACAAAAACAGCATCTCAAAGGACTGGCGCACGATTTAAAGCCGGTGGTGCTGCTCGGGGCCAATGGCCTGACCGAGGGAGTGCTGGCTGAAATCGACGGAGCCCTGAGTCACCATGAACTTATCAAGGTGAAAGTGGCCAGCAGCGATCGTGAAATGAAAAACGCCATCGTTGACGCCATTGTACGTGAAACCCAAGCCGCCAAGGTGCAGCTTATCGGTCACGTGCTGGTGCTGTATCGCCAGTCCGAAGAACAAAAGATTGCCCTGCCAAAGGCGCGATAA
- a CDS encoding sugar MFS transporter has translation MNMTVASEAQVSRRSSVLPMTIIGILFFIFGFVTWLNGSLIPFLKVICELNEFQALFVTFAFYIAYTVMALPMSSILRRTGYRNGMAIGLAIMVVGSLAFIPAAYSANFLLFLGALFILGTGLTILQTASNPYVVHIGPKESAAMRISIMGIINKLAGVVVPLLFTALVLSGLENFDEAHLSALSEAERTVQITELSSRLVMPYIYMAVALLALIALVKFSGLPEIEFEETESAEGEKGSITQFPQVILGAIALFAYVGIEVIAGDTIGLYGQSLGVANFASLTSYTMVFMVIGYAIGVLCIPRFISQEKALLASAIAGGLCVLGAVFGSTESTALASALWGWMGVPLVPNSVVFVAMMGMAHALVWPAVWPLALDGLGKFTAQGSALLIMGISGGAILPLLFGKVAHFSGDTQLGYWVGLPCYLFILFYAVKGHKMRSWN, from the coding sequence ATGAACATGACAGTTGCGAGCGAGGCTCAGGTGAGCCGCAGAAGCAGCGTACTGCCGATGACCATTATCGGCATACTCTTCTTCATCTTTGGATTTGTGACCTGGCTGAATGGTTCACTGATCCCTTTTCTGAAGGTTATCTGTGAGCTGAACGAGTTTCAGGCACTGTTTGTCACTTTTGCCTTCTACATAGCCTACACGGTAATGGCCTTGCCCATGTCGTCCATCTTGCGCCGTACCGGTTACCGCAATGGAATGGCCATTGGTTTGGCCATCATGGTTGTGGGTAGTCTGGCATTTATTCCTGCCGCTTACAGCGCCAACTTCCTGCTGTTTTTGGGCGCCCTGTTTATTCTGGGTACCGGCCTGACTATCCTGCAAACGGCATCCAACCCTTATGTGGTGCATATCGGTCCGAAAGAGAGTGCCGCTATGCGTATCTCCATCATGGGGATCATCAACAAGCTTGCCGGTGTAGTGGTACCCCTGCTGTTTACTGCACTGGTTCTCTCCGGGCTTGAAAACTTCGATGAAGCCCACCTGTCTGCCCTGAGCGAAGCCGAACGTACGGTACAGATAACCGAGCTCTCAAGCCGCCTGGTGATGCCTTACATCTATATGGCAGTGGCGCTGCTTGCACTGATTGCGCTGGTAAAGTTCTCAGGTCTGCCGGAAATCGAGTTTGAAGAAACCGAATCCGCCGAAGGTGAGAAGGGCAGTATCACCCAGTTCCCTCAGGTTATTCTGGGCGCCATCGCGCTCTTTGCCTATGTGGGGATTGAGGTCATTGCCGGTGACACCATTGGTCTGTACGGTCAGTCCCTGGGCGTAGCGAACTTCGCATCGCTAACCTCTTATACCATGGTGTTTATGGTGATTGGTTATGCCATAGGTGTGCTCTGTATTCCTCGCTTTATCAGCCAGGAAAAGGCGTTGCTTGCCTCCGCTATTGCCGGTGGTCTGTGTGTACTCGGTGCCGTATTCGGCTCTACCGAAAGCACCGCCCTGGCCTCAGCCCTATGGGGATGGATGGGCGTACCTCTGGTGCCAAACTCAGTGGTATTTGTGGCCATGATGGGGATGGCCCACGCGCTGGTGTGGCCAGCGGTTTGGCCTTTGGCACTGGATGGGCTGGGCAAATTCACCGCCCAGGGCTCGGCGCTGCTGATCATGGGCATTTCCGGTGGCGCTATTCTGCCGCTGCTCTTTGGCAAGGTGGCTCACTTCAGCGGGGATACTCAGCTCGGTTACTGGGTTGGCCTGCCATGCTACCTGTTTATCCTCTTCTATGCGGTGAAAGGGCATAAGATGCGCAGCTGGAATTAA
- the rlmE gene encoding 23S rRNA (uridine(2552)-2'-O)-methyltransferase RlmE, translating into MTAKKRSASSTRWMQEHFDDHYVKLAQKRGLRSRAAFKLEELQEKDHLIKPGMTVVDLGAAPGGWSQVAVKLVGDRGKVIACDILPMDPIVGVDFLQGDFREDAVLNALLERVGDEKVDVVLSDMAPNMSGSDGVDQPRAMYLVELALDMCHQVLASNGSFAVKVFQGEGFDEYMKAVREAFKVVKTRKPDSSRARSREVYLVATGYKL; encoded by the coding sequence ATGACAGCTAAAAAACGTTCGGCCAGCTCCACCCGTTGGATGCAGGAGCATTTTGATGATCACTATGTGAAATTGGCACAAAAACGGGGCTTACGCTCCCGCGCCGCCTTCAAGCTCGAAGAATTGCAGGAAAAGGATCATCTGATAAAGCCCGGCATGACGGTGGTGGATTTGGGAGCGGCCCCGGGGGGCTGGTCTCAGGTTGCGGTCAAACTCGTGGGTGATAGGGGGAAGGTGATAGCCTGTGATATCCTGCCTATGGACCCCATAGTTGGCGTTGATTTTCTGCAGGGTGACTTCCGCGAAGATGCCGTGCTCAACGCACTGCTCGAGCGGGTTGGTGATGAGAAGGTAGATGTGGTGCTGTCTGATATGGCACCCAATATGAGTGGTTCTGATGGGGTTGATCAGCCCCGTGCCATGTATCTGGTGGAATTGGCACTGGATATGTGTCATCAGGTATTGGCGTCCAATGGCAGCTTTGCCGTCAAAGTCTTTCAGGGGGAGGGCTTTGACGAGTACATGAAAGCGGTCAGAGAGGCGTTTAAGGTCGTTAAGACCCGTAAACCGGACTCATCACGGGCGCGTTCCCGTGAGGTCTATCTGGTGGCGACCGGGTATAAGTTGTAG